In Oscillatoria sp. FACHB-1407, a single genomic region encodes these proteins:
- a CDS encoding ferredoxin has product MNPEQETHPPASQRETVDRQTGLEPELGGYWRDAPERTGLEPELGGLVRQKGVYVDEVTCIGCKHCAHVARNTFYIEPDYGRSRVIRQDADPEEVIQEAIDTCPVDCIHWVDYTELKHLEEQRKDQVIPVAGFPVDHALTTIQQRQRRLKRQARDRHS; this is encoded by the coding sequence ATGAATCCTGAGCAGGAGACTCACCCCCCTGCCAGTCAGAGAGAAACGGTTGACAGGCAAACTGGGTTGGAACCAGAGCTTGGTGGCTATTGGCGGGATGCACCTGAGCGTACGGGTTTAGAGCCAGAGTTGGGCGGTTTGGTGCGGCAAAAGGGAGTTTATGTAGATGAGGTGACATGCATCGGGTGTAAACACTGCGCCCACGTTGCTCGTAATACTTTTTATATTGAGCCAGATTATGGGCGATCGCGGGTGATTCGGCAGGATGCTGACCCCGAAGAGGTGATTCAAGAGGCGATCGACACCTGCCCTGTAGATTGCATTCATTGGGTAGATTACACAGAACTGAAGCATTTAGAGGAACAACGCAAAGACCAGGTAATTCCTGTTGCCGGTTTTCCAGTGGATCATGCGTTAACAACCATTCAGCAGCGACAACGCCGATTAAAGCGACAAGCACGCGATCGCCACAGTTAA
- a CDS encoding DUF1257 domain-containing protein encodes MSHFSQIKTQIRDLTALQSALTDVGVEWKSGPQAVRGYRGQTKTADVAIEQDNGYDVGFSWNGQEYELVADLQYWKQPLTVEGFLNRVTQRYAYHTVVKTTSQQGFQVTEQQQQADGSIRLVLQRWSA; translated from the coding sequence ATGTCACACTTTAGCCAAATTAAAACTCAAATTCGTGATTTGACCGCTTTGCAGTCTGCCTTGACGGATGTTGGGGTTGAGTGGAAATCCGGCCCTCAAGCCGTTAGAGGTTACCGGGGTCAAACCAAAACAGCTGATGTCGCCATTGAGCAAGACAACGGTTACGATGTTGGTTTTAGCTGGAACGGTCAAGAATACGAATTAGTAGCCGACCTACAGTACTGGAAGCAGCCTCTCACTGTAGAAGGGTTTTTGAACCGTGTGACTCAGCGTTACGCTTACCACACTGTGGTGAAGACAACGTCTCAGCAAGGGTTTCAGGTAACTGAACAACAGCAACAAGCTGATGGCTCTATCCGCCTGGTGCTTCAACGTTGGAGTGCGTAG
- a CDS encoding DUF2997 domain-containing protein, with translation METLEFIIYPDGRVQEKVTGITGSSCAEVTAAIEAQLGQVLTQEPTSEYYAQPLQYSVSDTNQATFSQW, from the coding sequence ATGGAAACGTTGGAATTTATTATCTATCCAGATGGTCGAGTACAAGAAAAAGTCACTGGAATTACAGGATCTTCTTGTGCTGAGGTGACAGCCGCGATTGAAGCGCAACTGGGTCAAGTTTTGACTCAAGAGCCGACCTCTGAATACTATGCCCAACCGTTACAATATTCTGTTTCAGATACAAATCAGGCCACGTTTAGCCAGTGGTAA